The nucleotide window GCGCACCCAGCTCATTGACCCGTCTGTTCGGTCGCAGGCGGTTCCAGATCGCCCGCAGACGCTGCAGCTCGTGCTCGAGTCGATCGGCGCCTTCAGCCGCGAACGTTCCCTCCATGCGCTCGAGCACGATGCCGCGCAGATTCGGGGCGCGGTGAGCGGCGTATTCGAGAATGTCGAAGACGGTGTCAGGGACGGCGTCGTCGTGCGAGTCGAGGCGCATGACGCGGCCGCTCGGCAGCCATTCGGGTTCGCTCTCACTTCCCCCGCTCACATGCATGCAGAGAACGCGGTGCAGCGGCAGCGCGTCGATGACGCTCTTCCAGTCGATTCCGCCGTTGATGCATTGAGTGAAGACGTTGTGCGCGTCGAGCAGCAGCCACGCGCCACTCTCCTCGACGAGTCGCGCGACGAGCGCGGGTTCATCGACACAGCGCTTGAAGTACCAGGCCGCGTTCTCGAATCCCGCAAAGGGGTTTACGGTGCGCAGGGCGCGGACGCTCTCGATCACGGCCTCGACCTCGGCTACATCGTCGCTCAGGGGCAGGGGCAGGGCCGAGATGTGCGCACCCTGGCGGGCGACTCCCAGGTGATCGAGGTACCACACGAAGTCGAAGCGCCGCTGCGAGGCGGCCGCCATCTCGAGCCAGTGGCGCTGCCAGTCGTCGTTCGGTTCGCCTGCCATCACGGTTCCAGGCGACAGTCCGAGGCCGTGCGCCGCCACTGGGAATCGACGGGCGAGACGGGTGAACAGGTCGGCGCTGTCACTGAACGTGAGCGTTCCGTCGCCTCGAGCGCACCAGACGGTCTCGGGCGCGATCTCGATGAAATCGACCCCATCGAGCAGGGGAATCACCATCTCGAGGAAAGTGGGGTCTGGGTGAAGGCTCAGCCCTACGCCGAGGGGCTCGAGCCCGTCAATCGTTTCCATCGCGAAGGGCGTTCAGGGTGTTGATGAAGCGATCAGA belongs to Pseudomonadota bacterium and includes:
- a CDS encoding DUF692 family protein, translating into METIDGLEPLGVGLSLHPDPTFLEMVIPLLDGVDFIEIAPETVWCARGDGTLTFSDSADLFTRLARRFPVAAHGLGLSPGTVMAGEPNDDWQRHWLEMAAASQRRFDFVWYLDHLGVARQGAHISALPLPLSDDVAEVEAVIESVRALRTVNPFAGFENAAWYFKRCVDEPALVARLVEESGAWLLLDAHNVFTQCINGGIDWKSVIDALPLHRVLCMHVSGGSESEPEWLPSGRVMRLDSHDDAVPDTVFDILEYAAHRAPNLRGIVLERMEGTFAAEGADRLEHELQRLRAIWNRLRPNRRVNELGAPPHRDRLPQSEREAAGRRQDQLILAAHAANPRAVLGNDAPPPTESDGLRLTALITQKLRFERLLRGASEFESAFDADPTAFVKTFDRYAREVSPTAFFPSEERALWAAWSESGSSLGASPP